In the genome of Palaemon carinicauda isolate YSFRI2023 chromosome 13, ASM3689809v2, whole genome shotgun sequence, one region contains:
- the LOC137651799 gene encoding uncharacterized protein — MENVVVQSKPMENVVVQSRPMENVVIQSRPMENVVIQSRPMENVGVQSRPMENVVVQSRPVENAVVQSSPIENVVVQSRPKENVAVQNRPMENVVVQSRPMENVVVQSRPVENAVVQSSPKENVVVQNRPKENVVVQNRPIENVVLQSRPMENIVVQNRPMENVVVQSRPMENVAVQSRHMENVGVQNRPIENVVLQSRPMENIVVQNRPMENVVVQSRPMENVAVQSRHMENVGVQISKKQVPYDSKMSRNAYGLDLENQNKIIKCMTQTVKSIKVIERKDNYLMGSTCNTETKRKVDNFPAGTFSFLSNETSSQEKDDDSLQRELGLWRMYSCGSE, encoded by the exons ATGGAGAATGTAGTGGTTCAGAGTAAGCCTATGGAGAATGTAGTGGTTCAGAGTAGGCCTATGGAGAATGTAGTGATTCAGAGTAGGCCTATGGAGAATGTAGTGATTCAGAGTAGGCCTATGGAGAATGTAGGGGTTCAGAGTAGGCCTATGGAGAATGTAGTGGTTCAGAGTAGGCCTGTGGAGAATGCAGTGGTTCAGAGTAGTCCTATAGAGAATGTAGTGGTTCAGAGTAGGCCTAAGGAGAATGTAGCGGTTCAGAATAGGCCTATGGAGAATGTAGTGGTTCAGAGTAGGCCTATGGAGAATGTAGTGGTTCAGAGTAGGCCTGTGGAGAATGCAGTGGTTCAGAGTAGTCCTAAGGAGAATGTAGTGGTTCAGAATAGGCCTAAGGAGAATGTAGTGGTTCAGAATAGGCCTATAGAGAATGTGGTACTTCAGAGTAGGCCTATGGAGAATATAGTGGTTCAGAATAGGCCTATGGAGAATGTAGTGGTTCAGAGTAGGCCTATGGAGAATGTAGCAGTTCAGAGTAGGCATATGGAGAATGTAGGGGTTCAGAATAGGCCTATAGAGAATGTGGTACTTCAGAGTAGGCCTATGGAGAATATAGTGGTTCAGAATAGGCCTATGGAGAATGTAGTGGTTCAGAGTAGGCCTATGGAGAATGTAGCAGTTCAGAGTAGGCATATGGAGAATGTAGGGGTTCAGA TATCAAAGAAGCAAGTTCCGTatgactcaaagatgtccagaaatgcctatgggttggacttagaaaatcagaataaaattatcaaatgcatGACACAGACAGTAAAATCAATAAAGGTAATTGAAA GAAAGGATAATTATCTCATGGGGTCGACATGTaatacagaaaccaaaagaaaagtagataactttCCAGCTGGAACCTTTTCTTTCCTTAGTAATGAAACTTCCTCTCAAGAAAAAGACGACGATTCGCTACAACGTGAGCTAGGCCTATGGAGAATGTACAGTTGTGGGTCAGAGTAG